Proteins from a genomic interval of Dermacentor variabilis isolate Ectoservices chromosome 8, ASM5094787v1, whole genome shotgun sequence:
- the LOC142589734 gene encoding MAPK regulated corepressor interacting protein 2, translated as MYTVSKAPHHVFSKSRIIGAPPKLANTETAANRKATTTNGFYHNGDAEEIRGPRPVFYQVNSRRLHSPSSHRQQEPLTPQHEELAQYLGDSWNTVRREYEHANQQAQNSAPQVVYKKVQPSRTPDFEPCNFERIWAEHHYWNIVQSA; from the exons ATGTATACCGTCTCCAAAGCACCTCATCATGTCTTCTCGAAGTCGCGGATAATAG GGGCTCCACCGAAATTGGCCAATACCGAAACGGCCGCCAACCGCAAAGCGACCACGACGAACGGATTTTACCACAACGGCGATGCCGAAGAAATCAG GGGACCACGACCAGTTTTCTATCAGGTGAACAGTCGGCGGCTTCATTCGCCGTCATCTCACCGGCAGCAGGAGCCTTTGACACCACAACACGAAGAGCTAGCCCAGTACCTCGGCGATT CCTGGAACACAGTGCGCCGAGAATACGAGCATGCGAATCAGCAGGCGCAAAACTCTG CCCCACAGGTTGTCTATAAGAAAGTGCAGCCGTCTCGAACACCTG ACTTCGAGCCATGCAACTTTGAAAGAATCTGGGCGGAACACCACTACTGGAACATCGTGCAGTCTGCCTGA